In Synechococcus sp. A18-25c, a single window of DNA contains:
- a CDS encoding glucose-1-phosphate adenylyltransferase: MKRVLAIILGGGAGTRLYPLTKMRAKPAVPLAGKYRLIDIPISNCINSDINKMYVMTQFNSASLNRHLSQTFNLSNSFGGGFVEVLAAQQTPDSPSWFEGTADAVRKYQWLFQEWDVDEYLILSGDQLYRMDYSLFIEHHRRTGADLTVAALPVDPAQAEAFGLMRTDGDGNILEFREKPKGDSLREMAVDTSRFGLSSESAKERPYLASMGIYVFSRKTLFDLLDTNTDHKDFGKEVIPASLARGDKLQSYVFDDYWEDIGTIGAFYEANLALTLQPKPPFSFYDEKFPIYTRPRYLPPSKLVDAQITNSIVGEGSILKSCSVHHCVLGVRSRLESDVVLQDTLVMGADFFESSEERAVLSERGGIPLGVGQGTTVKRAILDKNARIGRNVTIVNKDHVEEADRAELGFYIRNGIVVVVKNASIADGTVI, translated from the coding sequence ATGAAGCGCGTTCTGGCCATCATTCTCGGGGGAGGTGCGGGGACGCGTCTCTACCCACTCACCAAGATGCGGGCCAAGCCAGCTGTGCCGCTGGCAGGCAAATATCGTCTGATTGATATCCCGATCAGCAACTGCATCAATTCGGACATCAACAAGATGTACGTGATGACGCAGTTCAACAGTGCGTCACTCAATCGGCACCTCAGCCAAACCTTCAACCTCAGCAATTCTTTCGGCGGTGGTTTTGTCGAAGTCCTCGCTGCTCAACAGACACCCGACAGTCCCTCTTGGTTTGAGGGCACGGCTGATGCGGTCCGCAAGTACCAGTGGTTGTTCCAGGAATGGGATGTCGATGAATACCTGATCCTTTCCGGTGATCAGCTGTATCGCATGGACTACAGCCTTTTCATTGAGCACCACCGCAGGACCGGCGCAGATCTCACCGTTGCGGCCTTGCCGGTTGACCCCGCTCAAGCCGAGGCTTTCGGGCTGATGCGAACGGATGGAGATGGCAACATCCTTGAATTCCGTGAAAAGCCGAAGGGTGACTCGTTGCGGGAGATGGCCGTTGACACCTCCCGGTTTGGCTTGAGTTCCGAGTCCGCCAAAGAGCGCCCTTATCTGGCGTCGATGGGGATTTATGTCTTCAGTCGCAAGACGCTGTTCGACCTGCTGGATACGAACACCGACCACAAGGATTTCGGCAAAGAAGTTATTCCTGCATCACTGGCACGCGGTGACAAGCTCCAGAGCTATGTCTTCGACGACTACTGGGAGGACATCGGCACGATTGGTGCGTTCTATGAAGCCAACCTTGCTCTGACGCTGCAGCCAAAGCCTCCTTTCAGCTTCTACGACGAGAAGTTCCCCATCTACACCCGTCCCCGTTACCTGCCGCCTAGCAAGTTGGTGGATGCACAGATCACCAACTCGATTGTGGGTGAGGGTTCGATTCTCAAATCTTGCAGTGTTCATCACTGCGTGCTTGGTGTGCGCAGTCGCCTCGAATCCGATGTGGTGCTCCAGGACACGCTGGTGATGGGTGCCGATTTCTTTGAATCCAGCGAAGAACGTGCTGTTCTTAGTGAGCGTGGGGGGATTCCTCTCGGTGTGGGGCAAGGCACCACCGTGAAGCGAGCCATCCTTGACAAAAATGCCCGGATTGGTCGAAACGTCACCATCGTCAACAAGGATCACGTTGAAGAAGCGGATCGAGCAGAGCTCGGTTTCTACATCCGCAACGGAATCGTCGTCGTGGTGAAAAACGCCTCGATTGCCGATGGAACCGTGATCTGA